The Lytechinus pictus isolate F3 Inbred chromosome 5, Lp3.0, whole genome shotgun sequence DNA segment ttcacaaaacagttatatgcacatctcggtcggtatgcaaatgaggaactgatgacatcactcactcactatttcttttgtattttattatatgaaatataaaaaaattcttattttctcgtcattgtcatgtgaaatgaagtttcattcctctctgaacacgtggaattccattattttaacattttgtgcttcaggcaaggaggtcctattcgtcaaattcgtaaaaattgaaatattgtataattcaaacaataaaaagaaaagaaatagtgagtgagtgacatcatcgacactctcatttggatgtaactgactcgttcatataactatttttttttaaataagcgaaagtttgaaatgtcataactttcttattttacatccgattttgatgaaattttcagcattgcgcttgtctgatttttctccattgattcaaatcaacatttttctgaggtggacttgacctttaagctaaACTAAGCCTTCTTCCTCGAATGCTTTTTGGTTCgtttggtttgtttgttttgtttacaggtaaaaaacaaaaatcatttaaaacttACTGattgtgatatacatgtacccctCTATCCTATGTGTCTACAATTCTAGTTGAGTTGATTATATCAGCAGGAGATTATGTCACACACATTAAACACATTTACGTAAAACCCAAGAACCGCCATGGAAAAATCatattatgataaaatttaatattcattgttgatattttatacatattttgtgCATTACAGCTTTCTGTAAAACATTCTTAGTGTTACTGTTACATCTTCACATATTCAAAATAGTTTAAAATAATTGTAACATTACATTGCACTAATGGAAAATACAATACGTTATGgaaattgttcttttgttttatttctaatATAGCATCAGCTTTTCATTTCTCATCTGCTAAATTACCTAAATTTGAGCATGCTAAAAGTTTTAAAGGGAGTTTAGATGTTCATGGGTGGTATTGAAGACTCACCTCATGAAGCAAGACTATGATGTGGACTTCCTTGTTATTTTGATCTCCAACTGATAACTGATTCTGTAATTTTCTTGTCTATCAATTACttttatttctatgtatttgtttaattcatgttttgcattgtacactcttaaaatagttggacacaaaatgcccaacttttaaccatcCCTGGGCAACATAGTACTGTCCACACAGCTATTGGTtaaaaatctgtccaaattgggtaatagaaactaataattgggtaataaatttgctcaattggataataattgcccagaatatatatattttaccaacctacattacccaacacagtggacactatgttgcccaacattttaagtgtgtaagTAGTCCAATTTTCAATGTACACCTTGAGTGTCAttatctgatttttaaaaacttagaTTATCACTATTATTCACATGATGATAAATTAGTTCATTAATCAATGCAATATATtcaatcaatatttagaagaatTGTGATCCAGTGGTTTGTTCCCTTAACTCTTGATTGTGAGATTCAAGGTCAGTGATTCAAAGCCCTTCCTAATGTATTTTTGAAGACCTTTATCCAGATAAAACATAGTTATCCCACGCTAAACAAAAGCACATTCAATCAATTTTAGAATGATCACAATCCAGCAGTTCATTCACATAGCTCTTGCTCACTTTTCTGTTTCAAGGTTATTGGTTCAAACCACTACTGCAATATCAAAGGCCCTCTCGATTGACCATGGTTCATCAACGAAATGCATGTACTTTCAATCAATTTTAGAATAATCATGGTCCaatgattcattcatttagttTTTGATCTCAACATCAAGGTTAGGCGTTCATATCTCTCCCCAACACATTGTAAAAGTTGCCCCTCTCCTGACTCAGTGGGTCAGTCAGTGAGTTATGTGTATGATGAAGCTTTAAATGTACCCTCAATAGTGAAATCACATTATAATGACAACGTCTATAAAGGTCTTGGTACATCACTGAATCAAGTGTTTAAAGACCACCAaggagaagtacatgtacagagGTAATGGTAGGCAGTCTTTTTCTTCGGTAAATCATCCATCAGAAAATCACATTTAAGACAAAAATGTGGTCATTGTCaacaaataattcattaatgatTAAACATCGGAACCATTGTTCAACTATTTTCACCCAATGTCTAATGGATGTTGTTGGTTGGTTTTTAACGCCACTCTCATTCAAAAAAGAATTTATGCGCCATACAGGGACAAGCTGGCCCTGTATAAAGCCTATGTGATTACAGAAGTCAGTAGTCAAGGGCTTAATTTGGTGATGtacaaataatatataacaACAAAGCCTGAGAAAGTCAAAGCTTCTACCTTGTTTTAAGTAGAACCCTGTACTAAAATTGGTGTAACTGAGGTAATGGCAGAGACTGTGTTGAATGTGGAAAGAGAGTGTGTAAAAAGTCCCTTgaaaccaaatattttttttaaatatctagtTGACATTTTCTGCTTATCTGTGTTATCTGTCTGCAGAGCTGCCATTACCGTTCAAAAGACCCTTTTCCCTGAGAAGCTTCTGTAATTGCCCTTCTTCCATCATCCTTTGTAGGTCGGTTCCTCCTCCGAGGTAGTCCTGGTCCAGGAACACACTGGGAACAGTCCTAACACCCGTCAAGTCCAGAAGAACATCCTGGATGGAGAGAGtcaatagaaaagaaaagacacTATTAAAGCCTTTTGAAAGCTTTGACGAAGGgtcaataatttgaataatgagTATCATCCAACATTTGAATTTACAAAAGTTCAGGGTGCCTGGGGCCAttgattttttcccctctcAATCCATTGATTCtatgtgaaaatttgaattttgagcCCATCCCATACTTGAGAAATGGTGTGAtactgaaaagaaaacaattcaaaaatattttatttttaacaagcAACCGGCCAAGataaattttcaattaaaattgcAAAGTTTGTAGTTCTActgtacacatttttttttcaaattcaacatCCTTCGCTGTTTAATAGCAAACATAATGAATTGAAATACTAGTGACAGGTCTTTTGGAAGGAATTTAACTATCtcataatgaatataaaggCAATCAACTGAGACTGCTGTATTGTTGCTGTTGTGATTTCTGGCATCTgttattgaaatatgaatatgtaGAACTGAAATGTATtgcttttcataataaaaagtGCTATGTGAATAATATCTATGTACACCAACAGACAGTGGTGTTATGAGTCAAAAGATTAGAGTGGGCAGAAGATGGTTTGTGAAGAACAAAAAATGTTAGTAGACACAAGTGAGCACAAATATTtagcttttaaaaataaaaatctaattttgtgacggattgtgacatacatgtaatacactGTACCCTGAAAACAATTTCATGCTTTTCCCTTTCATCatcttcaattcttttttttctttgaatttcttgaTCGTGGAACTTCATTCATAGAATCCCTCCACTTAATCAGTAGGCCAGAGAAagcaaataattgtttttcgattgaaaataaaaacgtaTTAGATATTTGATTCTCAAAATTGTCAACAATACCATACATGCATCaattagtattatttttctttactttggTTTCATAACATTTAGGATCAATTGAAAAATCTCAAACCATATAGTTTTATTTGCTCTTAAATACGTTGCCaaatatgatatgaaatcaATAATTGTGGTAAGAACACTGATCTGCATAGAGGTCTGTGGTAAGAATCAACAAGccttttcaaataatttcaacTACAATATTTTCTTCTATAGATGGCGCAATTCACACTCTGTCTCCAGAGCTATTAATAACTAAACAAGGTTTGTAGTTTCAGTTCACAAAATGTACAgtaatatgtattttcttgtgCTTGATTACCAAACACTACActcaatatttatttgaatccaACTAATGTCAACTGATACTTTAAAGTGAACTTGTCTTTAATCATTCTTCACTACAtgcttttaaaggggaagttcaccctgacaataaGTTGTTTTTACtaatttaagaagaaaaaaatagagaaaatcattggtgaaggtttgatgaaaataaataaaaggataACAAAGATcttaatttttaaatatttgattttgtgacatcacacatgaGCATTGTTTTGTGACATCACCCATGAGCAGCTCCTATATGTCATGTGATATaagttttcaaaagtgaaacgAACTAGTAGCCTTAATAGCACCACCTCGAGTCATCGACTACCTATATCTGGTCAGCATAAAGCAACACTCTGAGCTGAGTAGTCATGTAATATAGGCCCACTTGAATAATAAATTCACTACTCAGTACATTCATATCACactaattatgttaccaagtagcaaaacaagtaCTTTAAGATCAAACAGATTCTAGTTTCTCTGTATGAATAAAATTATAGACTAATTTATTCTGTGCATTATTGATGgttattttaaaatgtatattttttaagacTAGTCGATGAGAAACAACACAAAGTGTTGGTCAGTTCGCTCCCCCTTTTGCTTTGAGATTCACCCAAAGTGGCTTTGGCTATCTGGCTACCCcgcctcaaaaaaaaaaatcatgaccatgaaagaaagatgaaagaaaggagaaagaaaaagaaaaggaaagaacaaacaagtggaacgcctctggcagtctcgcctgcattacgcaatttaatatagcagcagtgctaactttgaaaactactataaaataatcattcacaaaaacatcattcatataatgacataataccacgttcattgaccataaatgacatttgaatggagacttaagactgtcaactacacccatgtccacatttcattcactctatccataaactttcaaagttatgatggcacttcaacaattaccccaacatggcctaagtttattgaccttaactgacctttgacttggttttgtcaCCCGatactcacaggggatgttcagtgatgcttgattactcttatatcccaagttttatgaactagatccataaacttttagagttaggatggtaatttaacatatacccccaacacggccaaagttcattgaccttaaatgaccattgaccatggtcatgtgacctgaaactcgcacaggatattcagtggtacttgattaacctaatgtccaagtttcatgaactaaatccataaattttcaaagttatgatggtaattcaacaaatacccccaacttggccaaagttcattgaccctaaatgacctttgaccttggtcatgtgacctgaaactcgggcaggatgttcactaatacttgattaaccttatgtccaagtttcatggactagatccataaattttcaaagttatgatagtaattcaacaaatacccccaacttgaccaaagttcattgaccctaaatgacctttgaccttggtcacgtgacctgaaactctagCACGatattcactaatacttgattaaccttatggccaagtttcatgaactaggtccatatactttctaagttatgatgtcatttcaaaaacttaacattcggttaagattttgaaaataattttcccaacacggtctaagttcattgaccctaaatgacctttgaccttggtcatgtgacctgaaactcaggcaggatgttcagtaatacttgattaaccttatgtccatgtttcatgaattaggtccatatactttctaagttatgatgtcatttcaaaaacttaaccttaggttaagatttgatgttgacgccgccgctgtcgccgccgccgccgccgtcggaaaagcggcgcctatagtctcgctctgctatgcaggcgagacaaaaatgaaatatagtatAATTTCCTGAAAATCATAAGAACATatcacaaaattttttttttttatcaagaagGTCCACAGTTTCCGCTTGCCATGTCTGTTCCTCTTAAtattttttgctcattacgccactggtccACTACCAACATTATCTCCTACTTTAACTGCTTAAAAGGTGTTCATTTTGTATACAAAAATCTTTGGGCTCTGTGTGGGGAAAAAAAGTAGtgattttgatatcaataatcCTTCCAAACTTTTGTTGTGAACCAGCCATCCTTTATGTGTAGGAATGGCAGTGTATTAGTTGGAGAGCGTGGAAGATTACTGCTTGGATTAAAGGTGTTCTGGTTGTGGTTGAGTAGTCACATCCTGTCATTAACTGATCCACCAGTCCAGGATCTTGCCCAGCAGAAGTGTTAATGTTATGCAGTGTCCCCTATTCATGCTGGAAATCTGTCTATGGCTCCTAGCTGCTTCCCATCATCTCCTTCTCTCAACACCCCCAAAAACTACTACTTTCTCCTTACTACACCACACATAGCCCACAGATTTTAAACAGTTAAACCACCACAAGTCAATACAGTGTCAGTGTGAGATGAACCTTCCCAGCCATTTTCAACGTTAACTCTATCCGCCTCACCTGGATATCCTGTTCGTCTGTCCTTTCTTCAATCTCCAAGACCTTTACCTTAGTAGCACCAGCCTCTTGTAGGACGGACTTAGCCATCAGGCAGAATGGACAGTAGCTCTTGGAGAAAAGCATGATCCGGTGGCTTTTGATGAGCCCTTGGACTAGGCTGTGGATATAAATAAGACcattaaataaaatttattaaaCAAGAATGGCCAAAGTCCATGACAATTAACTTTGAGTACACTGTagatcaagaaaagaaaatatgcccaaaaggcTTCCCTGCTCTCACAGATTTGCAGCTAATAGTGAATGTCTCATTCCCATGCAGCTGACTAAACTCGTTGCAGCGTTGCCCTACATTTAGGCGAATCACAACTGCACAGCATGTATCCAACAAGAGTCCAAGAAGGCTacttaaaacaatttttgataCAGGTAGACCCCCTCTGGTACATTAGGCACATATATTATTTTCACCAATCAGAAATTCAGAATAGTTGCATACAAAGATAAAAGCCTTGCGAAATGTTTGACCAAGTTCAGAAAAGAACACTTGCCGGTGATTGAGTaacacaatacatgtacatttgaaatAACTATAAATTTTATCAAGCTACTTGCGCAACTGGattacattcatttttctcACTGGTTTCTCTTTGTTAAATATCTATTTTTTCTGGTCATTTGAATGCATCCAACATGAAACTATTAATTGCgtatatttttcaatcataatgtggacatttttgtttgaaaaataactgCTTGCCCAATCAGGCAAGTTGAAAAATGTTTGCCCGCTTAAAATTACTGATGCACCTGTTACAGACAGTCATATATGATATAATTAACATATCTAATATTATTTCATACTCAACGATATACATCAGCGATCCTATTTTCAATCTCAGCAAGCAATTTTTGGCAAGTATATGCTCAGAGGGGCAGGCATCAAACTCATGCCATTCTGTATGCAAAAGACATACGTATGTACGATCAAAACTTTATCTAATTTATATCGCTGCACATCCATCTCCTGTCTTGTTTGGTgccattaatttgaaatttggaATATCACTTAAGTTTCGAAatcatacaaaagaaatgactgggatggaataacacttgtcataagagtcttgcccatgaactttaatgttgacgtcaaaatgaactttgaccataccatgtgacttccaaacacaataacatgcaggtctcctaagtacatctacaaccAAATTTTGGTCGAAAAGTGACATAccgttgcagagttatgtgtcataagagagttttgcatgtaaactttagcgttgacctgaaaatgacctttgaggctttgaccttaccatgtgacctccgactgcagcataacatgcaggtccccaagtccatctaccatagataaaaattattatttcacaaatactaaaatttaattcGTGATTATAATTAGTATactactaattatttataatcacatattaaattttagtatttgtgaaataataatttttatatatgaattgttcttcaaaacggcatcgctaatcggatgtacgtcataacgaagcggttcaagggtcaggtctattgtatttgctttgttgacaaacggatcgagggatctacacgagatcggtctggtaagaaacgtcAAATTTTTACCATTTATAGTGAAATTTTTTTATCCCTTTATACACATTAGGCGCATGAAGGTTCATAgtaagcttgtaaccgattttgcaatcggcaaccgattccattcgatttcaccacaatcggcaatcacttgccgatcttcgatcatgccccttgaaggaaaaaaatcgaaaataaaaaatcggcgtagatctggttacagtgcgtgatcgctcagaacatatttcaagattgtttttgaggtgctagctatttagaggtcgcattattcagggagaaagacgcggtattatctatggcgatgtttaagaggatagatatcttctcttccaactcatggtgatagcggatgccgccgtgaactttgaaaggtcgtattaccgacggagctcactgcgttactctcttacatcgtttatgattatatacattttattttcaacctcgtggtgatagcggatgccgccgtgaactttgaaaggtcgtattaccgacggagctcactgcgctactctctaaccccgtttataatgatataaatcttctcttcaacctcgtggtgatagcggaccccgccgtaaacttttaaagagtgtactattgacggagcttattgcgttactctcttacatcgtttatgatgatattcattttattttcaacctcgtggtgatagcggaccccgccataaacttttaaagactgtactattgacggagcttattgcgttgctctcttacatcgtttatgatgatattcattttattttcaacctcgtggtgatagcggaagccgccgtgaactttaaaaaggtcgtattaccgacggagctcactgcgctactctcttaccccctttataatgatataaatattctcttgaacctcgtggtgatagcggaccccgccataaacttttaaagactgtactattgacggagcttattgcgttactctcttacatcgtttatgattatattcattttattttcaacctcgtggtgatagcggaagccgccgtgaactttgaaaggttatattaccgacggagctcactgcgttactctcttacatcgtttatgattatattcattttattttcaacctcgtggtgatagcggaagccgccgtgaactttgaaaggtcgtattaccgacggagctcactgcgctactctcttaccccctttataatgatataaatattctcttcaacctcgtggtgatagcggaccccgccataaacttttaaagactgtaatattgacggagcttaatgagttactctcttacatcgtttatgatgatatacattttatattcaacctcgtggtgatagcggatgccgccgtgaactttgaaaggtcgtattaccgacggagctcactgcgctactctcttaccccctttatgatgatagacatcttctcttcaacctcgtggtgatagcagaccccgccgtgaactttcaaatcatcgtgcgtgcttgcgtcttttacttcattttaattgcacttgcgactttaagatgatgcgtcgtaagagatcattccaataattctaaatcgctagcacctaaaagtacttctaaaagatgtcccgccgatcgttcattaacctgtgatctatgagaaatattttcattttattttcctttgcgcctttgctcggaagatgcgtctttcgtttatctttctaataacaatcactcggtttattttaaagcaataacacctcaaaacccctggctttaaaacatgttccaaacgatcgcgcatgttggcgacatccattccaatgcattcgtctttgtgactttgtcaggaagatgcgcgcgaccgcgaaacacattttgatgtattcctttgtttttaaacatcgccgattcgattttcaattcgatttcgattttagaagcttaactgccgatccgattttcgatctgatttttgatccgatttacaacattagttcatagataaataaaaatttaaaattcaccattacaaaccgatttcaccctctaaGTTACTAattatggatttcctagggaaaacCATCCGGGTGTGTACCTtatgggcactagtattcaacccggcataattcaaaaatTTGGACAAATTCCCCcacatatttagaaatagggaatttatcttaatttcatacctttgttatttccagtgtaatctgttgtcggtattttctttatcaatctgtcgactgtatgcgcggaggattgAATTATGCGGCAATGACCTTTTGCACTGAaatgcactagtattcaacctagtgatgatAGATGGCTAAtttcaaaatggtttagattgctaaattagatctagatttatgtaagtctctggctttgattaattccctgtttggtctcatctcaattggtctagtccatagtcggatgggacaaggccagattgaaagacagggccatctttcatcgctaggttgaatactagtgccgacggattgaatactagtgccaaaaaccatcgccatataattcgatcgcccgcgcacacagtcaacgGGTTGAAGataaaataacggaaaaagaataaccagcatttgctcttggaaataagacgggtctggaattcaggtaaattctaatTTCTATATTTCAGAATTCTATattatttgaggaaactctccaaacgggttgaatactagtgcccttacggtaggTCTCGCTGCAGCGTCTATGAAAAGAGTGTCAAGGCTCCATGtctgaagaagtatatgtcaaaatattaaaaaatatcagacatggagtcctcaaggctacgTATTACACTGAACGAGTTCCAAACTTGGTGCGACGACAAACACAATAATTAATGGGTGGGACACACACTacagtttactataattttacCAACATTTTTCAGAGCTTTACAAACGTTTACCAAGCCTGTTTCTAGAGCCTTGTAAGAAATTACACAATTTTACTAATAATTCACGGGATAATCAATCGAAATGATTAAAATAGCCTTAAtaaaatcttttgaaaataattaccaTTTCACACTGGAGGCTGCCATTTTGTCCAGATTCTGTGCGTATAAAATCGGCCTGCCAAAACTCGGCAAGCTTGCACCACCCAGTACACCACCGGTGGTGCACTCGTCTAGGGTcattggcggatccagggggtgcGAGtgcatgctgattttgttagaattacacctaaatacatactttttgtagtcattgtagtcatgattatcatacgcatctcaatagtcaaatattgcgagcgcgaagcgcgaggagaaaaattaggaaattcacacctgaagaggggcattctaaggcttgtttgtaggaattcaagtagaccatgcgtatttcactaaccaaatgatgcgagcgcacgctgtaatttttgatatgcagatcagaaaaagggacattttaaggactaattttaggaattcatgaagagcagacatatctcactaatccactaatgcgaacgtaagcacggacgggaaatgttttatatatattaagaccttaaaattaTATCttactacataaaacaataataattcgaagtgcgaggaaatatatttggtgtatattgacttgaaaacgggaggttttagtacaacaggattatatatatcgttaaacagacaatgcgagcatcagaaacaatgaagacataggccctgagcaaattatatttcataaacggttatgatttttttattttaatgtaatataacataacataatt contains these protein-coding regions:
- the LOC129260123 gene encoding uncharacterized protein LOC129260123, which codes for MAASSVKCLVQGLIKSHRIMLFSKSYCPFCLMAKSVLQEAGATKVKVLEIEERTDEQDIQDVLLDLTGVRTVPSVFLDQDYLGGGTDLQRMMEEGQLQKLLREKGLLNGNGSSADR